The nucleotide sequence GTAGGTAAATCAGACCTTAGGGATCTTACCTTACAACAGATGGACTTATATACTTCCCAGATCACTTTGCTTCGAGTGCAAACAGAAAAAATCATACAAAGGGTCAACCTATATCTTGCCTTAGGTGGATCTATGTAGGATTTAATCTTCTTTGAACTTCTGCCAAAAATTCTTATTATCAATAACTGGCAAATTTTGATGTTTTTAAAACATTATCTGTATATCCGCTAATCCGCCATTAAGTATACCCTTCAAAACATTCTCACAAAAATGACACATATTTCACAGAAACAATTAATTAAACCTGTCTTCCGCCAGTTAGATCCGTGGAATCCGTGAGAACTAAACCACTATGCACTAGAAGTGCATAGGTTTGTTCAAGAATGAAATTCTGATACTTACTCCAGGATAAAATTATCCTGATCGTCAGTATTCGAGATGTCTCGATGGTGTTCTAAATACTCCTCAACCATCTTATCTGTTATATTGCCTGTACTCCAAGCACCATAACCAATAGCCCAAAAATGGCGACCCCAATAGCGTTTGCTTAATTCTGGATAATCCGATTGAAGACGTCGTGAAGTTCGACCTTTCATACGCTTTACCAAGTCGCTTATCGAATGTTTCGGGCTATATTCAATATGCATGTGAACATGATCATTACTTATTACGCCCTGAAGAATCCTAACATCTTCTGCATCACATATTTGTTTCAGCAAATCCCTACAGCGCCGTTGAACATCTCCTCGTAGTACAGGATAACGATACTTGGTAACCCAAACTATGTGGACTGTCAACCAACTCACTGTATGGTTTCCTCGACGATTGATTGATCCCATTTTCCAATATTGAAAAATTTATCCTAAACTGAAAGTCTTGCACTGAAAGTGCATAGTTTTCACTAGCGATTGAGACCAATAAAGCTACTGGTGTGAAAACGGATAATTACAAAACATTATTAACTTACCAATTAAAAGAAAAAGAGTAAATAATCCTCGGGGCAAGCCCACGAGGCATTATTGGTCAATCGAATATTTTTAATTGATAATTGGTCTTCAATTTTTTATATCCTTTTTCCAGCCCTTGACTCTTTACATAATTAGCGATCTTTTCCTCTGTTCCATGTTGGCCTACCGTATTGACAAAATATCCCTTACCCCAAAACTCCCCTCCCCAGAGCTGTTTTTTCACCTCTGGGCATTCTTTAAACACCTCTCGTGACACTAAACTCTTTATCGTTCTCACTATTTTGGTTATACTATACGTTGGAACCGATTGGATCAGAAAATGTACATGGTCAGCATCTGTACCGATTTCCAGAAATTTAATCTCATATCTTAGTTCTATCTGTTCACACGTCGATGTCAGAACTTTATCAACCTCTTTACTGAACACTACTCGTCTATATTTTGCTGAGCAAACTATATGGTACAGCAAAACTGATACATTATGACTCTTATGGATATACTTACTTTCTTGCGACATCGAGTCACAAGATAGTAAAACGAGGCTAGCCTCGGGGAATTTGACCCTAAGAGATTAAATGGAAGCCAGGAAACTTTCGATGAAATGGTTTGAACTATGGGAATCAGGAAACTTCATAGAGCTGCCCATAACAGAGGATTTTATCCATATTAGCCCATATGGTGTCATTGAAGGAAAAGATACCTATATAAACTTAATAGAGGCGAATAAAGATAAATTTCTTGGTCATCGATTTGAAATACATGACAGCCTTTACGGCAATGATAAATCGTGTATACAATACACCGCTATTCAGGACAATTTTCGCTTAGAAGTTACGGAATGGCATTATTTTAAGCAGGGGCTGATCCATAAAATCAAGGCATATTATAATATTCCTGGAGAAATCCGAGAAGACCGAAAATTAGAGGCCCTATAATATTTTCGAAAAGCCTATAGCGCATAAATTCTTAACTAAGCTAAAAAAATATAAGCTCGGAATATCTTTAATACACTGAAAAACAGCCTTCCAGGAATTTGTTCAAAATATATCCGACCCTAAAAACGAAGAAGGAATTTGAATAACTTTCAAATTCCTTCTTCGTTTTCTTTTTTGTTCTATTCTCCCAGAATATGACGCAACTTTTTCAAATAAGCTTCAGCATAACGCTGCATGCCTAAGTCAGTGGGGTGTGTTCCATCAACAAAATCATCATTCCCCAACCCTATTTCTTCATAAGTCATCAAATGCAAATTCTCAAAGCCTTGGGTCTTTAGCTTGTAAAAACTATCCTCGGTCCAACTATTAAGATCTGTATAGGTCTTTTTTCTTACAGGATCGATCAAACCATCTGAATATCCTGCATGTTCTACCAACAAAACCGGTGTATCAGGATGTTGCTCATTTAAGGTCTTGACAGCATCTTCGATCTTGGCCTTAACAACTTCCTCTGTAAAACCTCCTCCAGGTCCCAAATTTGGCAAACAGTCCAATACAAAAATCTTAGCATCAATGGTCTTGATATAGTCGATCAATTCCGGCTCCAACCTACCGTTTCCTGAAAAGGCCAAATTGATAATTGGCTCATCTAATTCTCTCCCAACGATATTTGTCCATGCCATTCCTGGGCGGGAGGCACATGCCCCTTGCGCTATAGAAGTTCCATAAACCACGACAGGTTTTTCTGTCCGTTTTGCCTTGAAACTGAATTGATCATTTGGTCCTACGCCAATCATCAAACTATCAACATGATTATATAAAGGAAGATAAAGCTGGTATTCCCTTCCATCCTCAGGACTTTCCGGAGTAATAAACTGATAACTTACCTCCTTCCCGAAACTATACTTTCCTCTGACCCAAATCCATTTACCAGTATCATCCTTTGTATAAAGGTCAAGACCGCTTACCCCTGTTGCAGGCATATGCGGCATTTGTAGATTACCACCTGGTTTATATTTTATCTTGATTTCTGCCGCATCAGATTGAAACCTCAACAATAAACCTGCTGAATGGCGAGACAATCCCCAAACAGGTTTCCTGACTTTTTCCTCTGCATCATCAGGTAATCGATTATATGCTATATTGTCAAATCCCTGTCCCTCCAAAACTAATTCATGAGCCTGCAGAGGGTCATACCAGGTAAGTTCTTGGGCAAAACCTGACAAAAAACTGGCTAAAAGTAAAACTGGTATTAAATAAATTTTCATGATTAGATAGGTATTTATTTCATCACTTGCTCTTTTCTCTGAGCTTCAAAATCAGCATCATATTCAGAATTTTTCTCAGTTGGAACAGCTGCATTAGTAGATGCTCTCCATTCACGAAGCTTTAATAACAGCTCCTCCACCTTTTCATGATGGTCCTCAGCCAGATTATTTTGCTCAGTCAAGTCTTCCTCAAGATTGTATAGTTCCAAATCGCCATCCTCAAAATACTCGTGCAATTTCCATTTGCCTGACCTTATCACAGATCCTGGACGAGTCCTGAAAAGAGGGTCTTTTGACTGGTCATCCTTAGGAGAATAAGCTTCCAGATAAATAGGGAAATGCCAGAACAAATCTCTTTCTTTTAATTCCTCATTTTCAAATAATAATGGACTCAAATCTTGACCATCCAAGTTCCTATTTACTTCCTCAGCATTGATCACTGCTTGTAAGGTTGGAAAGAAATCCATTTGCAAAACAGGTTCATCTACCTTTTTACCGGCTTTGATCAATCCTGGATATTTAATTACCAAAGGCACCCTAATCCCCCCCTCGTAATATGATCCTTTACCAGCTCTCAGTGGATATTGATTGGAGGTTTTCCTAATGCCACCATTGTCTGAAGTGAAAATCACCATGGTATTTTCTTCAAGTCCTAAAGCGGAAAGGCTTTCCAAAAGACGCCCAACATTCTCATCCATCGAATAGACCATAGCAGCGTAAACAGCATTATCCTGCCCACCTGAACCTTTTTTGGCTTTGAACTTTTCGACCAACTCTAGTTTACCCATCAAAGGACTATGAACAGTATAGAAAGGCAAATACAAAAAGAAAGGCCTATCCTGGTTGTCTTCCACGAATTTGATAGCTTCATCTGTCAGCCTATCGGTAAGGTACTCCCCTTCATGGCCATCCTCAATATGCTCAATATTATATGGACTGAAATACCCGTCTTTGCCAGGATTTCCTCTGTGATTACCACCAATATTGACATCAAAGCCCATCGTGGTTGGATCCTCACTGACATGCCACTTACCAAAAGTACCAGTGGTATAGCCATTGGCATGAAACATCTCTCCTATCGTAAACAAAGAATCTGAAAGTGAATCAATATTTTTGGTAGGAATCAATTTTCGGGTTTTGGCATTTCCCCTATCCGAAGGACTTACCGTATAAACCCCATGCCTTGGACCATACTGGCCACTGATCATATTGGCCCTTGAAGGTGCACAGTTGGATGCTCCAGCATAAGCATTGGTAAAAACCATTCCCTCTTGGCTAAATTTATCCAAATTTGGAGTCTCGTAGTAATCACTCCCCATAAAACCCAAGTCTTTCCAGCCCAAATCATCTACATTGATCAAGATGATATTTGGTCTTTTCTTATCAGAGGACTTTGATTCTTTATCCGTACAGGCCCCGAAGGCCACATTGGCCAACGCGAGCATAAAGGAAAATAGTCTGGCTGTTTTAAGCATTAACGATATTATTATAAAGACACTGTTAATTTTCAACAGAAGCCATTTCAAGCATTTTGTCAACGAACTTCCAGTTAGCAAATGCAGGAGAGGCATGTTCATTAGCAACGATCTCATCCAATTGTTTTAAAATTTCCGGATGAGCAACTGCCACATCATTTTCTTCATTTCTATCTGCTTCCAAGTCGAATAGTTGCCATGGATTTTCAGGATTCTTTGCAAGATCTGTTTTTACACCTTTCCATTTCCCCATACGAATGGCCAGCTGTCCCCTTTTTTCAGGATATTCAAAGTACAAAAACTCATGGGACAGTTGCGCTGAATCATTTCCTAACAAAGTAGGTAAAAAAGATATTCCATCCGAATAAACAGGTACATTTGCCCCAGTTAATTCTCCCAAGGTTGCCATTACATCATACTGGGCAGAAATATGGTCGGTAGTACTTCCTGCTTTAATTTTCCCGGGCCACCAAGCGATCATTGGCATCCTGATTCCTCCTTCATAAACATCCATTTTCAAGCCTCTCAAACCAGCTGTGCTTTCAAAGTATCCCGCATCTACCCCACCGTTAAAAGTTGGGCCATTGTCACTTGAAAAAATCACTATGGTATTTTCATCAAGTCCTAATTCACCCAGCAAAGTAAATATTTTCCCTACTTCCTGATCTAAATAACTGATCATAGCTGCATACGCGGACTTAGGAAACTCATGTGGCGCATAGCCCTGCTGTCCCAGATAGGGTTCTTCCTCAAATTTGCCCAAATAAGGTTTCAAAGCCTCATTCGGAACTTGCAATGAAACGTGAGGAATGGTATAAGGTAAGTAAAGGAAGAATTCCTCGTCTTTATTCTGACGAATAAAATGTTCTGCTTTTTCTGTCATCTTGTCCACGGCATATTCCTCTCCTATATAAGCATCGAAAAAGCCTTCATCACCAAATTTCAAATCATTCTTTTTGAAATTCTCCAATGCTACTTGATTGCCTTTACTGCCTCGTGAAGAAGGAGTATGAACAAAAATATAGGGGTTGTTTAGGCTATCCCATTGGTCATTTTCCCATAAATGGGTAGGATAGAAATTATGTGCCTGACGCTGATCCAGAAAACCATAAAAATAATCGAATCCCTGTTTATTGGGATGGCCCTCATTCCCGGTCATTCCCAATCCCCACTTGCCTATCCCAGCAGTCTTATAACCGGCATTTTGGAGCATTTCACCAATAGTCACCAGAGAATCTGGTATAGGCTGTTGTCCATTTTCCACCTCATCAGTAAAACTAGCTGGAAGTACTGGCTTATTGCCTCTGATATATGAATGCCCTGTATGCATACCCGTCAATAGAGCACATCTAGCAGGAGCACAAACGGGAGAAGCTGTATAATGCTGATTGAACAACATCCCTTCTTGGGCCATTTTATCCAAATTAGGTGTCTTGATCTTATCCTGGCCATTGGGGCCTATCTCACCAAAACCAAGGTCATCTGCATAGATATAAATGATATTAGGTCGCTTCATATGACCCGCTTCCTTCTTTTTTGTTTTTTGACAAGAACTAAACCCCATCAGGATTGCAAACCCAAAAACAATATACAATATGTTTTTCATTGAATTTATATTTTAATTCCTTTCTAAAAATACACATTTATATTCAATTTAAAACCAAAGCTTTCATTTCCTTACCTATGAAAACAAAAAAAGTGCTATGTCTTCTCAAACATAGCACCTTTTACTATTCATTATTGGATTTTATTTTTTATTTATGGTCGGATTACTGATGTCTTGATGAAAAATCTCTTCGGCCTCAGTATCCTCATACTTCTTAATCGCTTCAAGTAATTTGGTCTTCATTTCTTTTTCTACTTCCTGATAAGCCTCCTCTCCTGATACATTGTTCATTTCTGAAGGGTCCTTTTCCAAATCAAATAATTCCCAAGATTCTACTTGATTATAATATCTGATGATCTTATATCGATCAGTTTTCACGCCAAAATGTGGAGAAACATTATGCTCTCCTACTTCATAATAATGATAATAAAGCACTTCCCTACCTTTTTCAACTTTACCAGTTAATACTGGCAGCATGGATTCCCCTTGGAGATCTTCTGGGATAGCAAGACCTGCTGCATCCAATAAAGTAGGCGCAATATCCAGGTTCATGACCATAGCTTCAGATTTTGTACCAGGAGCTATTACTCCTGGATATTTCATCATCATGGGAGTGCTAAAGGATTCTTCATACATAAATCGCTTATCAAACCATCCATGTTCTCCCAAATAAAACCCCTGATCTGAAGTATAAATAACAATGGTGTTCTCCTCTAATCCATTTTCTTTCAAATAATCCAAGGTCCTACCGATGTTTCTATCCATGGACGCTGCAGTTGCCAAATAATCACGCATATATTGTTGGTATTTCCACTCTACCAACTCCTTCCCTGATAAATTACTCGCTTTAAGTTCCTCACGAATAGGTGCATAATGGTCAAAAAAAGCTTTCTTCTGCTCATCGGTCATGCGTTTAACATTATTATCCCCTACTTCATCAGGAAACATTTTAAGATCATAGCCCATGATCATGGTTTTGTCAACAGACATGTCATTTTCCATAGCAGCCAAGCGACCTTCATAATTATCGTAGAAATTATCAGGAATGGGGAAAGTCACATCACTATACATGTCCATGTCCTTCAGATCAGGCATCCAAGTCCTGTGTGTAGCCTTATGACCAATCACCACACAAAACGGCTTCTCTGGATCTCTACTATCCAACCAGTTTTCTGCGGCATCTTCTACAAGATCGCTTACATACCCTTCTTTTCTCACACGCTCCGCTTTACCTTTAACTATAAAGTCAGGGTTAAAATAGAATCCTTGACCAGGAAGAATTTCATAATAATCTAAACCTTGGGGATTTTCTCCCAAATGATACTTCCCGATCCATGCCGTTTGATAACCAGCAGCTTGCAAATGTTTCACAAATTGGTCCTGTCCTGGATTGAACTTACTATCCGTGTTTCTTCTAAAACCGTTCACATGACTGTATTTACCTGTCAACAATACAGCACGGCTTGGTCCACATATAGAATTGGTCACATAGGCGTTATTAAAAAGAACACCTTCATCGGCAATTCTATCGATATTTGGGGTCTCTGTAATAGTACTGCCATAGGCACTTATGGCCTGTCGAGTATGGTCATCCGAAATAATGATGACTATATTGGGCTGCTTTTGCTCTTTGGGCTTGGAACAAGAAAAAGCTGCGAGGGCAATAAATCCCCATATAATATTTCTAAACATGGAATAGTAATTTTATTTATTTGCTGTATATTTTTTTCCTAAATCATTGTCTCTCACCTCTGCCAATTTTTCCTTCAACCTGTTCTTGAACATTTCTACTACCTTGGCATACTGAGGATTATGCGATAAGTTATTAAATTGCTGTGGGTCATTGACCATGTCAAATAGTTCCATTCCTCCTGCCCCATCTTCTTCATATTGTATAAATGCCCAATCCTTATTTCTCAAAAGGAACAAATGCTTCCCATTCCATTTGGACACTGAAAATGCCATGTCCCTCACTTCAAACTCAGGATCATCCAAAGTCTTCACCAAACTTTTTCCCTGAATCGCATTCGGTAATTTTAGTCCTGCCAACTCAGCTACAGTGGGATACAAGTCAATCAATTCGGCAAAGGAATTGCTGACTGCAGGTTGCTTTCCAGGTACCTTGATAATCAAAGGCACCTTAGCCGATTCTTCATGAAGACTGACCTTCATCCAAAACTGATGTTCTCCCAGATGAAAACCATGATCCGACGTGAAAATCACTATCGTATTATCGCTTAAGCCTTCCACTTCCAATGCTTCCAATATCTTACCCACCTGCGCATCCATATAAGAAACCGACGCATAATAAGCGGCGATGGCCTTTTTCTCCTGATCTTCCGACATCCTTGCGTTTACACTAGTTACATAATTGATTCCATTGGCAGGAATATCATCCCAATCCCCTGCCACTTTTGGTGGCAAAACCATTTCCTGATAGGGATAGGGCTCAAAATACTGCTTTGGAGCAACAAAAGGCACATGTGGCCTAACCAAACCAACAGCCAGGAAAAATGGCTTGTCGCCTTTAGTTTTGATTAATTCTATGACCTTTTCAGCTGTTCTTCCATCAGAATGTGCCAGGTCATCGCCTTCCGCCTTCACGATGGTCATTACATTCCCTCCTTTCCTAGGAAGTTTACCAAAAGGATTTCCTTGTACCAACTCAGCCTCTCCCTCTGCCTTCCATTCCGGACCTTGGCTATTGTATCTTTCTGTCCAAGATGCTTCATCGTCGGCGCCATTAGAACCTGTCTCTATATCAATAGGAACTCCCATATGGAATATTTTACTCACCCTGGCAGTGTAGTAACCTTTGTTCTTAAAAAGCTGAGACCAGGTGACTTTGTCCTCGCCAATATTCTCTCTACCACTGGTATAACCAAAAGTCTCTGTCGCATGTGGATAATAACCAGACATAAAAGAAGCCCTAGATGGACCACAAATCGGAAACTGACAATAAGCCATGTCATACTGCATTCCCTCAGCAGCTAGTTTATCAATATTGGGCGTTATTTTCAAAGGATTGCCATAGGTAGAAACTGCATTCGCCGTCAAATCGTCGGCTATGATAAACAAGACATTGGGTTTTTCCTTTTTTTGTGCAAAAGCAAAGAGAGCATTTACACACATGAGAGCTGTGATCAGGTATTTCAATAGCTTACTTTTTTAAAGTGATGATTTAAAACTAAATAATTCAAAAGCTAAAATTTTATTTTTACTTCATAAAATTTCACCCCTACACCTAAAAACAAATTTAAAAAAACTAACGACAACTTTACCATAATTTTAAACCAATAAAACTGCTAATGGCAATTTTTTTATTAAACTATAAAATATTATCGATCCATTGCTATCCGTTAAATAATTTAAAAGACAGTTAACCGATCCTATTTCATATTGCAATCGAAAATAATTACATTTTGAATGTATCTTCTTTAACCCAATAAAAACTAAAAATTATGACGAAGAAAATATTAATGCTTGTCGGTGATTATGTGGAAGATTATGAAGCTATGGTTCCCTTTCAAGCCATGCTATCTGTAGGCCTGGAAGTGGATACCATAGGGCCCGAAAGAAACCAAGGAGAAACAGTTCCTACTGCCATCCATGATTTTGTGGGAGACCAAACCTATAAGGAAACACCGGGTCACCGTTTTGCCATCACCAAAGACTTTGATCAGGTAGACCCTGCTGATTATGACGGACTATATATTGCCGGCGGAAGGGCTCCGGAATATACACGATTGAATAAAAAAGTCCTTGAAATCACCAGGCATTTTTTTGACGCCGACAAACCAGTCGCTGCCATTTGCCATGGGATTCAAATCTTAACTGCGGCAAGAGTACTAAAGAACAGGACACTTACAGCCTATATAGCTATAGGACCTGATATTGAATTGGCCGGAGGCACTTGGAAAAACATTCCTGCAGACCAAGCTATTACTGATGGTAACCTGACCACCAGCCCAGCTTGGCCCGGTCACCCCGCTATCCTAAAGGAATTCTATAAATTATTGGGAATACAAATTTCGCATTCATAATCATTTATTTCTACCCTGAATCTATAGGCCCTGACAATTGTTTGGGCCTTATCCTTTTATAAGTAGTGACTAGTGAATTTTAAACAATCGTCCCTTTTATTGGTCTTATCTTATAAAAACACCATGCAATGAAAATTCTTCTTACAGGTGCCACAGGATATATTGGGAAGAGAATCCTCCCCTCATTGGTCTATAGTGGACATCATGTAGTATGTTGCGTTAGAGACAAAAATCGCTTTACATACCCAAAGGCTTTTGAGCAGCAAGTAGAAGTGGTGGAAGCCGATTTTTTGGATAAAAACTCTCTTCAATCCATCCCTAAGGATATTGATGGAGCTTATTACCTTGTCCATTCCATGTCCACTTCGGAAGATTTTAGTGAACTGGAATTTTACTCAGCCAAAAACTTTAGGACTTATCTAAACACAAGTCAAGTCAAACATATTATCTATTTGGGCGGCATTATTAATAATCAAGTACTTTCTAAACATTTATTATCCCGCAGAGCTGTAGAAGACGAACTGGCCAAAGGAAAATACCATTTTACCGCTTTGAGAGCGGGAATTATTATTGGCTCAGGAAGTGCCTCTTTTGAGATCATTAGGGATTTAGTGGAAAAACTACCTTTGATGATCGCACCAAAATGGCTGGCCACAAAATGTCAACCCATAGCTATAAGAAATGTAATTAGCTTTTTAAGTTTTTCCTTGTTTAATCCTAAGACTTATGACCAGCATTTTGATATTGGCGGACCTGATATTCTTACTTATAAGGAAATGCTCCTGGGCTACGCTGCCAATAGAGGACTCAAGAGAAAAATATGGATTGTGCCCGTAATGACTCCACGCTTGTCTTCCTATTGGTTGTTTTTTGTTACCAGCACCTCTTATAAACTAGCTGTTTCCTTGGTGGACAGCATGAAGGTCGAAGTCGTCTGTAAAC is from Echinicola marina and encodes:
- a CDS encoding sulfatase; translated protein: MLKTARLFSFMLALANVAFGACTDKESKSSDKKRPNIILINVDDLGWKDLGFMGSDYYETPNLDKFSQEGMVFTNAYAGASNCAPSRANMISGQYGPRHGVYTVSPSDRGNAKTRKLIPTKNIDSLSDSLFTIGEMFHANGYTTGTFGKWHVSEDPTTMGFDVNIGGNHRGNPGKDGYFSPYNIEHIEDGHEGEYLTDRLTDEAIKFVEDNQDRPFFLYLPFYTVHSPLMGKLELVEKFKAKKGSGGQDNAVYAAMVYSMDENVGRLLESLSALGLEENTMVIFTSDNGGIRKTSNQYPLRAGKGSYYEGGIRVPLVIKYPGLIKAGKKVDEPVLQMDFFPTLQAVINAEEVNRNLDGQDLSPLLFENEELKERDLFWHFPIYLEAYSPKDDQSKDPLFRTRPGSVIRSGKWKLHEYFEDGDLELYNLEEDLTEQNNLAEDHHEKVEELLLKLREWRASTNAAVPTEKNSEYDADFEAQRKEQVMK
- a CDS encoding DJ-1/PfpI family protein is translated as MTKKILMLVGDYVEDYEAMVPFQAMLSVGLEVDTIGPERNQGETVPTAIHDFVGDQTYKETPGHRFAITKDFDQVDPADYDGLYIAGGRAPEYTRLNKKVLEITRHFFDADKPVAAICHGIQILTAARVLKNRTLTAYIAIGPDIELAGGTWKNIPADQAITDGNLTTSPAWPGHPAILKEFYKLLGIQISHS
- a CDS encoding SDR family oxidoreductase, which gives rise to MKILLTGATGYIGKRILPSLVYSGHHVVCCVRDKNRFTYPKAFEQQVEVVEADFLDKNSLQSIPKDIDGAYYLVHSMSTSEDFSELEFYSAKNFRTYLNTSQVKHIIYLGGIINNQVLSKHLLSRRAVEDELAKGKYHFTALRAGIIIGSGSASFEIIRDLVEKLPLMIAPKWLATKCQPIAIRNVISFLSFSLFNPKTYDQHFDIGGPDILTYKEMLLGYAANRGLKRKIWIVPVMTPRLSSYWLFFVTSTSYKLAVSLVDSMKVEVVCKPNTLAEELGIVTMDYQTALSKAFTKIDSNEVISSWKDSLISGRFDHGISEFINVPQFGCMIDRRTIPVENEEKCLEKIWQIGGDTGWYYANWLWKLRGFLDKLSGGVGLRRGRTHVHTINNGDAVDFWRVLYAQREEKRLLLYAEMKVPGDAWLEFKIDNHTLIQTATFRPKGLWGRIYWYTVLPFHGALFGGMIRKLAS
- a CDS encoding sulfatase, yielding MKYLITALMCVNALFAFAQKKEKPNVLFIIADDLTANAVSTYGNPLKITPNIDKLAAEGMQYDMAYCQFPICGPSRASFMSGYYPHATETFGYTSGRENIGEDKVTWSQLFKNKGYYTARVSKIFHMGVPIDIETGSNGADDEASWTERYNSQGPEWKAEGEAELVQGNPFGKLPRKGGNVMTIVKAEGDDLAHSDGRTAEKVIELIKTKGDKPFFLAVGLVRPHVPFVAPKQYFEPYPYQEMVLPPKVAGDWDDIPANGINYVTSVNARMSEDQEKKAIAAYYASVSYMDAQVGKILEALEVEGLSDNTIVIFTSDHGFHLGEHQFWMKVSLHEESAKVPLIIKVPGKQPAVSNSFAELIDLYPTVAELAGLKLPNAIQGKSLVKTLDDPEFEVRDMAFSVSKWNGKHLFLLRNKDWAFIQYEEDGAGGMELFDMVNDPQQFNNLSHNPQYAKVVEMFKNRLKEKLAEVRDNDLGKKYTANK
- the tnpA gene encoding IS200/IS605 family transposase, whose protein sequence is MGSINRRGNHTVSWLTVHIVWVTKYRYPVLRGDVQRRCRDLLKQICDAEDVRILQGVISNDHVHMHIEYSPKHSISDLVKRMKGRTSRRLQSDYPELSKRYWGRHFWAIGYGAWSTGNITDKMVEEYLEHHRDISNTDDQDNFILE
- a CDS encoding sulfatase family protein; translated protein: MFRNIIWGFIALAAFSCSKPKEQKQPNIVIIISDDHTRQAISAYGSTITETPNIDRIADEGVLFNNAYVTNSICGPSRAVLLTGKYSHVNGFRRNTDSKFNPGQDQFVKHLQAAGYQTAWIGKYHLGENPQGLDYYEILPGQGFYFNPDFIVKGKAERVRKEGYVSDLVEDAAENWLDSRDPEKPFCVVIGHKATHRTWMPDLKDMDMYSDVTFPIPDNFYDNYEGRLAAMENDMSVDKTMIMGYDLKMFPDEVGDNNVKRMTDEQKKAFFDHYAPIREELKASNLSGKELVEWKYQQYMRDYLATAASMDRNIGRTLDYLKENGLEENTIVIYTSDQGFYLGEHGWFDKRFMYEESFSTPMMMKYPGVIAPGTKSEAMVMNLDIAPTLLDAAGLAIPEDLQGESMLPVLTGKVEKGREVLYYHYYEVGEHNVSPHFGVKTDRYKIIRYYNQVESWELFDLEKDPSEMNNVSGEEAYQEVEKEMKTKLLEAIKKYEDTEAEEIFHQDISNPTINKK
- a CDS encoding arylsulfatase → MKNILYIVFGFAILMGFSSCQKTKKKEAGHMKRPNIIYIYADDLGFGEIGPNGQDKIKTPNLDKMAQEGMLFNQHYTASPVCAPARCALLTGMHTGHSYIRGNKPVLPASFTDEVENGQQPIPDSLVTIGEMLQNAGYKTAGIGKWGLGMTGNEGHPNKQGFDYFYGFLDQRQAHNFYPTHLWENDQWDSLNNPYIFVHTPSSRGSKGNQVALENFKKNDLKFGDEGFFDAYIGEEYAVDKMTEKAEHFIRQNKDEEFFLYLPYTIPHVSLQVPNEALKPYLGKFEEEPYLGQQGYAPHEFPKSAYAAMISYLDQEVGKIFTLLGELGLDENTIVIFSSDNGPTFNGGVDAGYFESTAGLRGLKMDVYEGGIRMPMIAWWPGKIKAGSTTDHISAQYDVMATLGELTGANVPVYSDGISFLPTLLGNDSAQLSHEFLYFEYPEKRGQLAIRMGKWKGVKTDLAKNPENPWQLFDLEADRNEENDVAVAHPEILKQLDEIVANEHASPAFANWKFVDKMLEMASVEN
- a CDS encoding SGNH/GDSL hydrolase family protein codes for the protein MKIYLIPVLLLASFLSGFAQELTWYDPLQAHELVLEGQGFDNIAYNRLPDDAEEKVRKPVWGLSRHSAGLLLRFQSDAAEIKIKYKPGGNLQMPHMPATGVSGLDLYTKDDTGKWIWVRGKYSFGKEVSYQFITPESPEDGREYQLYLPLYNHVDSLMIGVGPNDQFSFKAKRTEKPVVVYGTSIAQGACASRPGMAWTNIVGRELDEPIINLAFSGNGRLEPELIDYIKTIDAKIFVLDCLPNLGPGGGFTEEVVKAKIEDAVKTLNEQHPDTPVLLVEHAGYSDGLIDPVRKKTYTDLNSWTEDSFYKLKTQGFENLHLMTYEEIGLGNDDFVDGTHPTDLGMQRYAEAYLKKLRHILGE
- the tnpA gene encoding IS200/IS605 family transposase; translation: MSQESKYIHKSHNVSVLLYHIVCSAKYRRVVFSKEVDKVLTSTCEQIELRYEIKFLEIGTDADHVHFLIQSVPTYSITKIVRTIKSLVSREVFKECPEVKKQLWGGEFWGKGYFVNTVGQHGTEEKIANYVKSQGLEKGYKKLKTNYQLKIFD
- a CDS encoding nuclear transport factor 2 family protein gives rise to the protein MEARKLSMKWFELWESGNFIELPITEDFIHISPYGVIEGKDTYINLIEANKDKFLGHRFEIHDSLYGNDKSCIQYTAIQDNFRLEVTEWHYFKQGLIHKIKAYYNIPGEIREDRKLEAL